CAGGGTCTGCACGCGGCTCAGCTCGAAGCGGAAGGCGTTGGCGATGTGGGTCTGCTCGGCCGGCGACTGGCTCTGGTAGAACAGGCGTGCCTGACCGTAGTGTTCGGCGAACAGTTCCGGCTTGCCGCGCACCTTGTCGACATTATTGAAGGCTTCCGGGAAGCTGGTGAAGCCCATGCGGCCGGCCTGGAACGGGCAGCCGCCGCCCAGCGAATTCGGCTCGTAGGAGACGCGGCCACGGGCGATGGCCTGGCGGTGCATGCCGTCGCGCTGGTTGTTCTGGATCTGCACGATCGGCGTGTTGATCGGGATCTCGTGGAAGTTGGCGCCGCCCAGGCGCGAGATTTGCGTATCCAGGTACGAGTGGTTACGGCCCTGCAGCAGCGGGTCGTTGGAGAAATCGATGCCCGGGATGATGTGCGCGGTGCAGAAGGCCACCTGCTCGGTCTCGGCAAAGAAGTTGTCCGGATTACGGTCCAGCACCATGCGGCCGACCGGGGTCACCGGCACCAGTTCTTCCGGGACCAGCTTGGTCGAATCCAGGATGTCGAACGGGAACGACGCGGCTTGCTCTTCGGTGAAGATCTGCAGGCCCAGTTCCCACTGCGGGAAGTTGCCGCCTTCGATCGCTTCCCACAGGTCGCGGCGGTGGAAGTCGGAATCGGCGCCCGAGATGCGCACCGCTTCGTCCCACACCAGCGAGTGGGTGCCTTGCAGCGGGGTCCAGTGGAATTTCACGAAGCGCGATTCGCCCTGCGCATTGATCAGGCGGAAGGTGTGCACGCCGAAGCCCTGCATGGTGCGGTAGCTGCGCGGGATGGCGCGGTCCGACATCGCCCACATCAGCATGTGGGTGATTTCCGGCGACAGCGAGGCGAAGTCCCAGAAGGTGTCGTGGGCGGTGGCGGCCTGCGGCATGCCGTGGTGCGGTTCCGGCTTGGCGGCGTGCACCAGGTCCGGGAATTTCATCGCGTCCTGGATGAAGAACACCGGAATGTTGTTGCCCACCAGGTCCCAGTTACCCTGCTCGGTATAGAACTTGACCGCGAAGCCGCGCACGTCGCGCGCGGTGTCGGTCGAGCCACGTTCGCCGGCCACGGTCGAGAAACGCACGAACACCGGGGTGCGCTTGCCCTTCTCGGCGAGCGGCACGGCGCGGGTCAGGTCGGTGTAGTCGCCGTAGGATTCGAAGAAGCCGTGCGCGGCCGAACCGCGCGCGTGCACCACGCGCTCGGGAATGCGCTCGTGGTCGAAGTGGGTGATCTTTTCGCGCAGAATGAAATCTTCCATCGCGGTCGGGCCGCGCAGGCCGATCTTCAGCGAATTCTGGTTGTCGGCGATCGGCACGCCCTGGTTGGTGGTCAGCACCTGGTTGCCGGCATCGACGCGCACGCGGTCCAGCGGCGCGGTGGTGCGGTTCTCGCCATTCGGCGGCTGGCCATTGCCGACCTTGTCGGACATGACGATTTCCGTGCTGGTGCTGCCGGTGGCGGCCGGCGTGGACGGCTGGTTGTGGGCGCCTTCGGACGGGGTGCGCGCGGCATCGCCGTATTCACCGGCCTTGGTCGGGTTGTACGGCATGGCGGCCGCCAGCTGCTTCTCGGCGGTGGTCTTTTCGAGCAGGCGCTCGGGAACCGGGTCGTTGTTGCCCAGGCTCGCCGGCGGCGT
The genomic region above belongs to Massilia forsythiae and contains:
- a CDS encoding catalase, producing MTAPKKNATPASVDGAGSVLSTVAGPSTSTPPASLGNNDPVPERLLEKTTAEKQLAAAMPYNPTKAGEYGDAARTPSEGAHNQPSTPAATGSTSTEIVMSDKVGNGQPPNGENRTTAPLDRVRVDAGNQVLTTNQGVPIADNQNSLKIGLRGPTAMEDFILREKITHFDHERIPERVVHARGSAAHGFFESYGDYTDLTRAVPLAEKGKRTPVFVRFSTVAGERGSTDTARDVRGFAVKFYTEQGNWDLVGNNIPVFFIQDAMKFPDLVHAAKPEPHHGMPQAATAHDTFWDFASLSPEITHMLMWAMSDRAIPRSYRTMQGFGVHTFRLINAQGESRFVKFHWTPLQGTHSLVWDEAVRISGADSDFHRRDLWEAIEGGNFPQWELGLQIFTEEQAASFPFDILDSTKLVPEELVPVTPVGRMVLDRNPDNFFAETEQVAFCTAHIIPGIDFSNDPLLQGRNHSYLDTQISRLGGANFHEIPINTPIVQIQNNQRDGMHRQAIARGRVSYEPNSLGGGCPFQAGRMGFTSFPEAFNNVDKVRGKPELFAEHYGQARLFYQSQSPAEQTHIANAFRFELSRVQTLAVRQRVLAQLANVDAGLVAKVAEGLGLDVPEALPRVNDTPIPAYEPSPSLSLLARPGQTGIRTRRVAILVANGVDGDAVRALYADLLKDGAVPRLVGNMLGKVKTSGGDALDVEISLEAGPSVMYDAVIVADGGADLLARNAQAIDFLREQYRHCKPILVLGNGANLLTKAMIPQTLPDGSADPSLLVDGTLDAFKEALASHRSFDRETDPPMV